The following proteins are encoded in a genomic region of Serinus canaria isolate serCan28SL12 chromosome 13, serCan2020, whole genome shotgun sequence:
- the LOC103817272 gene encoding neuropeptide Y receptor type 6-like, with translation MDKAVQQPSEILNQTISNISLSQFLNFDTCHLSSLAEFLLITAYTVVTLVGLVGNLCLIIIIKRRKEAQNVTNILIANLSLSDVLICIMCIPVTVAYTLMDHWIFGEAMCKIGSFIQSLSVSVSIFSLVLIAVERYQLIVNPRGWKPNISHAYWGILFIWGLSLIISSPFLVFHQITDEPFKHLSFHSDFYKNKVACIEAWPSLTERLIFTTSLLVFQYCFPLGFIFICYLRIFVCLRRRRGKIDRMRENENRLSENKRINMMLVSIVVTFAACWLPLNIFNVVFDWNYEALMSCNHNLAFTICHLVAMISTCINPIFYGFLNRNFQKDLVVLARHCRCSASQEEYENIALSNLQTDASKGSLKLNNPHVDI, from the coding sequence ATGGATAAAGCTGTTCAGCAGCCCAGCGAGATCCTGAATCAAACCATCTCTAACATTAGCCTCTCTCAGTTCTTGAACTTTGACACATGCCACCTTTCCTCCCTTGCAGAATTCTTGCTGATTACAGCTTACACAGTGGTTACACTAGTGGGGCTCGTTGGAAATCTTTGcttaattattataataaagaGACGGAAAGAAGCTCAAAATGTCACCAACATTTTGATTGCCAACCTCTCTTTATCTGATGTCTTGATCTGTATCATGTGCATTCCTGTCACAGTGGCATATACCTTAATGGACCACTGGATTTTTGGGGAAGCAATGTGTAAAATAGGCTCCTTCATACAAAGCCTGTCTGTCTCAGTCTCCATTTTCTCCCTTGTGCTCATTGCTGTTGAGAGATACCAGTTAATTGTGAACCCACGTGGCTGGAAGCCCAACATTTCCCATGCTTATTGGGGAATTCTTTTCATCTGGGGGCTTTCCCTCATCATATCCTCTCCTTTTTTGGTATTCCACCAAATAACAGATGAACCCTTCAAGCATTTGTCTTTCCACAGTGATTTCTACAAGAACAAGGTGGCTTGCATCGAGGCGTGGCCGTCTCTCACAGAGAGGCTGATTTTCACCACTAGCCTGCTGGTTTTCCAGTACTGCTTCCCACTGGgctttatttttatctgctATCTCAGAATATTCGTGTGTCTTCGAAGGAGACGAGGCAAAATAGACAGGATGAGAGAGAATGAGAACAGGCtgagtgaaaacaaaaggatCAATATGATGCTGGTGTCCATCGTGGTGACCTTTGCAGCTTGCTGGCTGCCTCTCAATATATTCAATGTGGTTTTTGACTGGAACTACGAGGCACTAATGAGCTGTAATCACAACCTGGCATTTACAATCTGCCACCTTGTGGCCATGATCTCAACATGTATCAATCCCATCTTTTATGGATTTCTGAACAGGAACTTTCAGAAGGATTTGGTAGTGTTAGCTCGCCACTGCAGGTGCTCAGCATCACAAGAGGAATATGAAAATATTGCCCTTTCAAACCTGCAAACAGATGCATCTAAGGGGTCTCTGAAGTTAAATAATCCCCATGTGGATATATAA